The Metarhizium brunneum chromosome 3, complete sequence DNA window CTAACGTCCCCATGGTCTGGTTGTTGATGTCTTGGAGACTCTGCGTAGAAGACATGGTGACTGATTTCAGACCGTGGAGATGTTGCTAACTATATTGATGGAAGAGGTGGAAGTGATGAATGTGATTcaatgtttttttttgttgatGGTTCCGAGGTGTATGTCGAACGCTACATGACAGATATCATGGTATTTCTTGATTTATATGTATATTCCCAGTCTTAAATGGCTCAATGCAGGCGGTGCCTGTCCGCGGAAAGTCCGTGGAGCACGGGTTGAAAAGGCCATGGTTTGGACAAGGCAAATAACCATGCTGACGGTATGGGAGATATTCGGAAAACCATAAACGCGAAGCTGTAGCTAGGCAAGGCCGAGAAAGGACCAATTCGGGAAGGTGGAAAGAAGTCTTAAGCTGGGAGGTCTTACGAGGGAGCCAGTACACTACATCGGGCATCATCCACGGTTCAATGTCTTCCTTGAGGAATTTGTGAGATTTACCCATAGAGGTGATTACACAAAAGAGGCACAACTCGTATTCAGCGAGCTTCACAGAGGGGTCGCTCGCGTTAGTTGAACAAACCGCGAAGCCCCAGCCCGATGACAGCATACACGGCCGTGCCAGCAGCCAGAACAGACAACCTGGAAATGATTAGCACTATATTTGGACGTTTCTTTTTGTCTCAAAAGAAGGGAACAGAAAGAAGGAAATGGACGCAAGAGCACGTACTCTCCATACGACTTCCTCCTCAAAACGAGCCCAATGTCGGCAGCGCAAATGCACAGGGTGCTGAGAATCAAGGTGCCCAACTCGTCGTTGCGGCCCTTCTTGGCAAGGTAGTACATGGCAAGGCCGATGGCCAAGTCTCGCGACCCAAGCAGGCCCGAGAAGCCGAGGGTGCTCTCGTGGTCTGCCGTTTGGGAGTCGCTCAAGGCTGTGATGCCAAAGAGCGCAGCTGTGCGATGAGGGGAAAAGGTGGCGAGGGAGCTGAGAACGACCCAGCTCGATGCCACGCCGAGACCGAGCGTGTTCCACGTTGTCGGGGAGAGGGAAGAGAGGCTCATGTTGTCCAAATGGTGAAGTGATGACATGCTTGCTTCATGTTGCGTGGCCGAGCGAGGCTCAACAGGTTCTGGTCAACAGTGCCGGCTTAATGGTTTGGCCGAAGCGCGACGCATCACCAGATGCTTTGTTTCTTCACACCAGACCTTCACCCTTCCAGCCTCAGGCGTCACGGGCAAGTTGGACAGCGGCACCTGGCGACgaatggccatggcttggtTTCAAACTACCTGCTTGAATACATACATCATGATGTGGCGTCATTCAAGACCGTCATCCATCACCAGTCTTGGGCTCCGTCCCAGGTCACGACTCTGCCAACGTCGGCATCCCTCTCGCCCTCGACCACGCTCCGCACAAGGTCGCCAGCCCGCGCCGCATCTACAGCGCCCagcttcttcatctttcGAGGGGTGCTCCCGCCCAGGTGCGTCGCCGACAGCCCGGGATTGACGGCAAACGTCTTGACGCCATCGTCCTTCAACACCTGGTACCAAGTCAACATGCACATGTTGACTGCCGCCTTGGAACACCTATATCCTTGGTGCGTGATGAGTCCATCTTTGGGCCAGCCGTCTTGCCGTTCTCCTGTCCTGGCTGAATCGCAATCCTCAAACGCCCCGCCGAGACTCGCATTGCTCGAGCTGAGAAATATGAGCCGCGCACGGGGGGACCTGATGAGCAAAGAGGCGAAGAGGCCAGTAACAACTTGGGCGCCCGCAACGTTGACGTCGTACGCCTTATTGAAGACTGCCCTGAAGTTGGATGCGTCTTTGCTGAAGGTGGTGTCGAAGAGAGCGCCTCGGTGCACGCGTTAGCCAAGTGTGAGTGAAGAGAGCAATACCGCCATACCAGCATTGTTGATCAGGATGTCAAGCCATCCAAATCTATCCTTGACATAGTTGAATGCCTTCTCAATCGACTCGTCATCCGTCACGTCGATCTGTATGGCCTCAGCAGTCGAGCTTGACGGCGCCAGCATGCCCTTCAACTGGTCCATGGCGGCCAATGCCTTGGCCTGTGTGCGACCGCCAACAAAGATGTGGTATTGTTCTTTTGTTGACTGGATGAGCGCCTTGACCGTCTCGAATCCGATGCCGGTGTTGCCGCCAGTGATAAAGACGAGTCTTGAAAACACATACATGTTTTTTTGCGGGCACGATGCAGATGAGGGGATCAAGAAACTAGATGGGAGTGCCCTGGCCATCTCGGTGGGTGTGTCTACATCTCTGGCTTTATACGATGCCTACTCTGCCTTGTTTGCTGAGCTCGGGCCATGACATGTCGTTGGCTTTGACGAAATCATCCAGATGCGTCGCAAGGCTTGGGTTCTAGCATTGGCAGATTCTGTGTGGCAATGCTGGCTGCGGGAGGGCAGGGCACAGAGTGTCCattgccatgttggccaaaGCCTCAAGCCGCGGCCTAAGCTCGTCTAACAACCTCTGCCCGACCAAGGACAAAGCAAGTTTGTGTAACCTGCTACATGGTGCCGCATTTCATCGAGTCACCATCTCCGCCCACCCCGAGGACTTGCGGAATCCATCTCTCTCAAATGAAAGAAGCAGCCCCAGTGTCAGCTGATCTTTGGAAACATACCGAGCAGCCTGGAACCAGGTTTGGCTAGAAATTCCTCAAACGAGGGCAATCCTCCTCTCGCGCTTTGCGCAGCCGAACCCGACGATAGATGACTTGTTGCCCCGCCGCCTTGCTCATGGCCAGTGCAATCTCTTCAAGCACAGGCTATATAACCTCTCCGCCCCGTAAATGACTTTCTCAGGGCGGGCGAGAATGGATCCCATCAACTTGCCTGTGTCGCCCACAGCGTCTATCAGcgggacgaggaagacgacgcgGACTCCGGCTAGGGCTGTATCAAGAGAACCAGGATCATGGACGTCTTCCCGAACCACCTCTATGTTTCTGTCTGCAGGCGTCGCGATTTGCTAGATTTCTGGTCGCGGGTAATGGCCCGGAGCTTGTATTTTCGAGACAGTCCCGCGTCACCGAGAATGTAGTCGGTGACAAAGCTGCCCTACTAGCCTGCAGCACCAAAGACACCGAAGATTTAGGACATGGGTGTAGGTTGACGCACACCGCTGCTGAAACATGTCATCAACTGACATCTAGATGATTGCCAATGGTTGACGcctaaaaattatataagttgGTGAGGGTTGTCTGACGGAGGCTTCCACTTAACTCCGTAAACTTGTAAAACCAGACAGATCCAGCGAGACGTCGACCCACTGGACGAGAGAGCTCTTCGCCTCGTATTTAGCAATATCAGCCACCGGGTGAAGATGCGCACGCTGGTATAAAGTCATCCCTTTTGATCGCAGCACACTCTCTTTCTAGCTACGCAAAGCTAGTGCTGCGACTTGAGGCTGATAATGCTGGATTACCGACCATTACATGCGCAGCTAGGGAAATATAGCAACGATTCCCTCAGGAGCGGACAAAATTCAAGCATATAGTAGGACGTCTTTCTCGCTGCATTTCAGTCGGGGTGACGGTGAATGTCTTGACACGGGGCATGTCTATAGCCACCTAATACTGCGAAGTCCTTTGCCCAAGACGCATCACATCAATCCAACTATCTGCATCAGTCAACTCCACAACCTCAAGCAAATGGTCATTGAAACAATGAAAGCAAAATTTACCAAGTTTTCCATACCATCACAACACTCGTTTTCTCCACTGCTGTCAGAGAACCATGAAATAGCTTCTTGCACATGTTGGCTTGTAGACGCGGAATATACCTCGAACTAGTAATTGGAGATTCCTGCTTTGAGCCTCCTACCTTGTCTTTGTCTGGGGTTATGCTTTTGTATGAGAGGCCCTTACCATTGGAATGGCTGTCTCGAAAGCAATAACAAGACCAACAATGCCCAACTTTGCTTCCGAGATGAAGACGTGGTAGTGGCAAGACTCGCATTCGGCGGCTGCATGTAATTGGTTCAGATCCACATTCACGGTAATTCACATGGTAATGTTGACTTTGCTTGTCTACAGTcagcacatgtgcagctgAATGTTGTCAGGATATAACACGAGCTGCCCTTCCCCTCCTCAACAACTCGTCCTTGTCTAGTATCTCTCTGCAAATATTCTTCCCAAGGCGCCCGCGATAAAACAGCACTTGGCAGAGATCACCATCACACCCCATGTCAGCTAGTCGTCCCTCTCGTCCCGCGCCCTCTTGGAACGGCGAggtggacaaggtcaaaGAGGCTCGAAGCAGAGGAGATGCAGCAGCGGCCATCACCACGGCCAACGCTGCTGCCGACAATATAGAAAGCCACATCGGCGAGACCATGACCGGGTCTGCAGATGAGAATGAGGCGTTGACCGCTGCCCAACGCTTCACCTTTAATGTCGCGGCCGATGCCTGGCCGGGCTGGCAACGCGACGGACCCTTGCCGGACAAGCCTACTCTGCTCAGAGCAAAGCGTCTTGCCCAGCGCTCGGCGTCTTTGGTTGACAGATTGAAGCTTGGTCCGGTCCAGGTCGGTACAGGCGCCTGGCTCGTCGGCGCGTTCGACCTGGTGCTGGGGGATTTTGAGGAGGCGATTGCTCgcttctcggccgcctcTGACAACTATCATGCCGCATCCGCACCCGGGCTCGAACTACTGACTAGCGGATATGCCGTCATGGCGAGGGGACTTGGGGAATCCAAATCCGAGGACGATATTGCCGGGGACCTGGACCGAGTCATTGCCCAGATTCTTGCGGGCAGCTTTGAGGATGGTGAAGAGTGGGCGGAGCAACTTCGCACAGCCTTGGCCGTCGTTTCGAGGAAAGAGTACAGGGAGATTTGATCCTAGCTCTCGGGGCATGTTTCGTGCGCGCCAAATTCGAGCCATTAGGGAACGGTTGTCCAATTCAATTTGTAGCTAGCGGTTCTGACGCCTTGGTAATCACCCTGAGAAAACAAGATATCTTCTAGTCCTGCTATGACAAGATTCACTTGTGTGGGACTTGCGAGCTTTGTTTCCATGAACCTTGTTTCTAGCTTTTCTTACCCCTTCAAAAaattaaagaaaaaaaagaatagtAATATCTTTCAGTCCGAATTGAGTCACTAGCTATCTGCGAATATACTGATGGGAATGTAAATATTGGTCAGGCGAGAGACACTGGATTTTGCGCTGGCACTGCCAGATCCCCCCCTCCGGGCCAGATTATACACTGGATTCGGGTGTATTATCAAGCTCGTCGGTTTCCAACGGTGATTTCGTATGTTACGGCGACGGGCTGGGGAAAGTTCCAGGGCATATCGCTCGCGCAGTGGCCACCCTTGTATGGAGTCGTCAAGCTCATTTTACTTTGAGTGCTGACGTCAACGGAGCTCTGGGGAGAAGCAGTGTGTTGCAACAAGGCAGTTGAGTAATTCTCTAGAGGTTTTACAAGCAGGGCCGAAAGTTAGAATATGTTCCTCCTTTAAATACTCATTCTGACATGGTGTAACCTATACAATCGATCAAGATTGGCAATATTTGGTCTCTTCCAGGTAAGTGGGTCGAGGCATGCATTTACAGGGCTGGAGATGCTAGGTAAAGAATATGTCATGACAACTAGTTGCGTTGTTTTGCCTGGTTTACAATAACCAAGTTGCAGCAGGACTGCATTGTGTTAGAGAGCCCCTGAGTCAATACAACGTTATTTAGGACATGTCGCCGGTCTAATTAAATATGACCACAATATATATTGGGACCGACATTGCAACTTGACGGGCTGATACACAGGCTTTGTTTCTGCCGATGTAGTGAGTCGAATCGTGCTTGATAGGGTAGCATATCATGTAAATTCAATGTTACTTCGGTGCTGCAATTTTCGCAGCGCCACACCTGTGACGTGTCAACAAAGTGCTTACTCTAGCATCTCCATGTGGGAGCTCCGATGGCGAATATGCCAGGCAAGAACTGGCATAGGCATATTGATAGCAAACCTCCGATGCTTCCGAGTATTGAGCGGGGTCACCGCCGGCGGTTGTGGGCGCGATGGCCGgcctaataatattaaacttcaatgttcccttaCCCCCGGAATCTCCATCTGCCATACATGGTCTCATAACATATTCGCCCACGATATTCTCTCACTGTTGAGCCTCTCAACCGTTTAGACGCAAAGCTATCCGCACAGTCGTACATCATCTAGGTACTGACTCCTTCCACCAAAATGTCCCCAACAGCGGCCGGAACCATGAGAGCCGTGGTTTGCAACTCGCCGGGCCCGACGTCCGTGCTGAGAATGCAACATATTCCTTTGCCCATTCCCGTGGAAGGCCAAGTCCTCGTCAAGGTTCTTGGCTTTGGAATCAACCGTGCTGGTACGTCTCGCCTCAACACCCACCCACCCACCTGATGATACCTAACGGACCTGGTGTTGTCTTGACTTTTAGAAATGTACACCCGCCAAGGTCACTCGCCGGGTATTGAATTCCCACGTATCTTGGGCATTGAACTTGTTGGTGAGGTTGCTGGGTATCCTTCTGGCTCCGGAGCAGAGCCCGGCGACCTGCCCATCGGCACCAGGATCGCAACCTGTATGGGAGGACTGGGACGACAAATCCCGGGGTCTTACGCCGAATATGCCTGCCCGTTGAAGGCGAACATTTCCCGAATCCCACAGACTAGCCTCCCCATCGCCACGATTGCCGCCATGCCGGAGATGTTTCAAACAGCGTACGGTTCGCTTGTTCAAGCGCTGGAACTTAAGCCCGGCGAAAGCATCCTCATCCGCGGCGCCACGAGCTCCGTTGGCCTCACTGCGCTCCAGCTTGCGCGGTATCTGGGTGCCGGGAGAGTGGCGGGATCGACGCGCTCCGGGGCCAGGGAGAAGATGCTGCGAGATTATGGGGCCGACGAGGTCTTTATTGACGATGGGAACCTTGCCAAGCACGCTCCTGCACAATTCGACAAGGTACTGGAACTAATTGGCACAAAGACTCTAAAGGATAGTATCAAATGCCTGCGCCCCAAGGGCATGGTCTGCATGACTGGCATACAGGGCGGGGAGTGGACAATGGATGACTTTTCGCCCATTACAGATCTAGCCGAACGTCGGCGCCTCACAGGCTACTCGGGTGATCCAAAGGACTTCTTGGCACTGCCATGGGGTGAACTAATTCGGGCAGTTGAGAAGGGGGAGATTAAAGTCCCAGTTCGAGAGTTTCGCCTCGACCAACTGCAGGAAGTTCATGATACTCTCGAgcagggaggaggaggacagAAGATGGTGGTTGTGATTTGAGCCGCAGTATTCGCGAGACGGTAGAAACGGACCTGGATACTTTCTACTCATCCCTGTACTGAGAAAATGCAGCAATGGAGGGTATGGAATATTGTACAGGTTACTTGCTGGTCTTGTAGCCTCTTCGAGGCCATTGGTGAAGAAAGCTCTCATTGACAGAGTTCCTGGGTAGGGAAATAGAAATCATCTAGTTGCAGAGTCACGATTCGCGAGGAACAGGCCaagtatatttattatgACCCTAATGTAGAAAATTCCGACTCGATGACGATCCGATAAAATTATATACCGTAATGGCTTGTGGGCTACCATACGCACCATTTGACATGATGATATTGTTCAGACCGAGAATATAATGTCGTTTTGTATTATTGCCAACGCTACTCATAATTCATCCGCATTTGCATCATGATGTGTCGACACTTGTCGGAAGGAAGTCCAAATGAAGAACCACCAACAATGTGTGCcattcttggccagcgaGAACCAGAATTCCAATCATATAAAGAGCACCCCACAAAGGCTGAAGGGGCCAGGGGTAGATATAAAACGGGAAGAATGAAAAACTGTCAAGGTCAAATGTAGGCTTGCCCGGGATCTGGGAAAGAGTTGGCCGACTTTTGCCATGGCTCACACTCCTTTCTCGCGCTACATGGGCAGTCGATGCAACCAGAGCCCAGGTATGTCGCGTAGTCTACGCACAATGAGCAACTGGGCCGGCACAGCCTGCTTTGCAATGATCAAGAAGAAAGGCTTCGTAGGGGCGATAGCAGTAGTAAACCCCGTTTGGATCGGAGACTGTTTCCGCACTCCAACCTGTCAATTGACCTTGGCAGCTGATCTATTGAAAACTCTTCAAATTTCTTTATGGCATCATTTGTTTGGTTTAAATGTATTGAAATCATTGAGGAGCACCCAGCCACAATAGCTTTAAGTTGGCCCACAAGATTGCATAGCCGTAGCTGAGCCAGAAgcggcgatggcggtggCCACGCAGAGGAGAGTGAATGAATCAAAGTGCATCTTGACAGGATGCTTTGGTAAAGCTGGGTGTTTGGTTCAGATGAAATATTGCTTGTTGGGATTGATGGAGATCAGTCGAGTTTCAGTTGTCTTGCCCTCGAAGCACGATGGGGTGTGGCCCTTTATGTTTCAAACGACGCCGCATTTTCTGAATTCAATTGATGGGAAACGTCAGAACCCGAAGCTCATGGGAACGGGTTACAGCTCGAGAGCCGTGTTTATCCGGCCTGCTGTGGGACAATAATATCCCGCCTCGCCGTTCGCTCAGTGTTGGCAGCTTGACCCATCAGCAGTCACAGCATATCTGACAGCAGGATGTCTACATACATGTAGTCTGTATTCCGGTTGACCTGTCATATACTTACGGATGTTGCGTGGAGATGCCGCGAGAAAGGGGTCAAGTGTTGTCATTGGCAGATGTACAGCAGCTGTCGGTGGTGCCCAAGTCCCCCCAAAAGCATCATGATGCATTCCTGTTCCATCCATCCAGGACACAGGAGGGCAGAGGAGACAGTAATACACGTTAGCTATCGAGTCGATATTATCCATAGTCCCGATACCTGCCGCTGGCTTCTGGGTTGATGCTGTAGCAAACGCCTCGGGAATAAGAGAACCACGGGTCTCGCGGCCCAGAAAATCTACAATATATTTTAAATGTTGCCAAGCCGCCAACCGGTACGGCCCGAAGCGATACTATCCTTTGAAATCGTTCCACTGACTGGCAATTATTGGGAATCGACGATCTCGTGCCTAATCCGCCAAATCTTGCAGTCGGCCAGTCGTTCCCATGCTCttatataatcttattaCATGAAATAGCTGCACCTTGACGGTTTGGTATTACTGCCAAGACTTGTACAACATGACCACTATTGGGCATCAATTACACGTCGCATTGTAATTCCTGTACTGTGTCCGTAGTTGGGTACGATGGCCTCATCCCTTCTCTATGTGTAATACTTGCTGAACTTGTCACCAACGCAACCATGTCAAAACTGACGTGAGGCGTCAGTACACCTTCCGGGCTAGTTTGACCGTTGCATGTCTCCCATCGGATCCCCATTGTTCACATGGACACGGTAGTtactgcggcggcggcatgtcTCACCCCATAGATGATCTGCTGTGACGTTGGGTCACTTTTTTTCGGTGACACAGACAAATTACGTCGAGGCTTGAGCTACCTTTCAGTTACTGGAAAGTATGTAGCCGGGTTTTGATAGAATGCCCAATCAGAGATTCATCAAGCCCTGCGCAGACCGGGCCTCGGGCACGCCCAACCCCAGAACTCTGCAGCAAACGAGTCAAGTCCACCTTTAGGGGTTGTCGCTTCTCTATGCCGGGGAAAAGAGTGTGGAGAATCCTTTCGCATCGATTGTCTCATTATCCGACCCCCCTTTATTCTTACCAAGCGGTTCTTTGTTCGCTGATGGCCAATCTCAAAAAGGTGGTTCGATGATGGGAACAGAACACACATAGGGTCCTGATCTCCTACACTACCTTAGAGAGCAGGAATCTACATGTGGTGCGTAAAACTACGGAGGACCTTGGCTAGAATAGAACGGATAGGCTCTGTGAGTCTCTCGAGTTCTCATGGCCCATGGCGTTCAGCCATGCAAGGTAACGTGGCTGCATTGAGAGTGTCTGTCACTACGTCACAGTGCATACACAAGGATGGGAACGGATAATCCCTGTTTGCTCTTGGGACATCTGTACGCAGGGACTTGTCGGCTCCAACCGACCACCTTGTCAACTTGTTCAAATATTACGGCAGTGGCCTAGCTACTTATGTATAAGACACACAACGGAAGAAGAACATGAGACCTACAGCATATTAGTGGTGGAGCTCTTGATAGAATGTGTCAATCATAGGCAAAAGTTTGGCATCCCCGCTCATCGTGTATCGCTGGCTGACATGTGGCATAGAAACGCTCTTTGGGTTGCAGTGTGCCACACCCCATGCATATGCATACACGTATATACGACAAATTGGTTGTCAGTGTTAGTTTCGTTCTAGCTCTTTATGTTATCGCCAGCTGCTTGGGTTTTAATGGTTGGGTGTTTGATGCTATAGTTTTATGCTGCCCAGAAAACACCATAGCAAACGCTTGAGGTGACTGGCTAAACCATCTGAGCACATTCCGACGTTTTTGTTCGACTGAAATAAGTAATAATGTATTAAGGAAGATACGGATGAGTTAAAGCTAGGGATTATACGATTCTACAATAGCAAAGGGATCCATGTGTAACGGAGGCACGGAGGACCAAGAACCCCTCGACACTCCATTCTCTAGAGTGGTGGGTAATATATAGTAGCATTGAAAATTTTAGCATTTATGAAAGACGACGGCTCAGGTAGTACATATTGCAAAAGACTGATTTTTCAAGACCACGATCAATGCGAACAAGAGCTTGCTTACTCTAATGTCTCAACCGTTACCGTTCATCATTTGTCTCTCCATCACGGGTTACTTCTGTCAATCTAAGTTACCTGACTTTTACCTAAGAGATTCAGCTTGGCCCTGTAGGTAATAGTTTTATGgtaatattatactaataacTTGCTTGGAGATGTCATGCTACTGTCTTAGAACCACATTACGTTAGATATTACTGTCCAAGCCTTTTGAAAGATATTGTGGTCTGTAACCATGTCGGAGGACGTAGTTTTCAAGGTAGTAGGGGGATTCCAAGTCGGGGATAAAGTATAAAGCCATCATGTTTTGCCATCTTCACGCCCAGTCCTAATACCAATAATAAACACACTTGCTCTCAACCGACTATAAGAAATAACACTATCTCACTCTAAACGTTATTCTACAACATCACAATCCTCACTATGCATTCTCTTGCCTTCCTTGCTACTCTACTTATCCCccttgcagcagcagcacccgAGGTGGCTGCTTCCCCTGCCCCTGAGGCTGCTGGCGACGCCACCATCTATGATGGTAACAACTTCAGCGGGCAGAGCCAAAATATCCCAGTGAATGGAGTCTGTGTGAACCTAGGACCTCCTTTGTGAGCACACAATTCCATAGCCTGCCAACTACTATTATGCTGATATGTAGATAGCACCGACCGAGGCATTAACTCC harbors:
- the tropE_0 gene encoding Short-chain dehydrogenase/reductase tropE, encoding MYVFSRLVFITGGNTGIGFETVKALIQSTKEQYHIFVGGRTQAKALAAMDQLKGMLAPSSSTAEAIQIDVTDDESIEKAFNYVKDRFGWLDILINNAGALFDTTFSKDASNFRAVFNKAYDVNVAGAQVVTGLFASLLIRSPRARLIFLSSSNASLGGAFEDCDSARTGERQDGWPKDGLITHQGYRCSKAAVNMCMLTWYQVLKDDGVKTFAVNPGLSATHLGGSTPRKMKKLGAVDAARAGDLVRSVVEGERDADVGRVVTWDGAQDW
- the CRYZ gene encoding Quinone oxidoreductase — encoded protein: MSPTAAGTMRAVVCNSPGPTSVLRMQHIPLPIPVEGQVLVKVLGFGINRAEMYTRQGHSPGIEFPRILGIELVGEVAGYPSGSGAEPGDLPIGTRIATCMGGLGRQIPGSYAEYACPLKANISRIPQTSLPIATIAAMPEMFQTAYGSLVQALELKPGESILIRGATSSVGLTALQLARYLGAGRVAGSTRSGAREKMLRDYGADEVFIDDGNLAKHAPAQFDKVLELIGTKTLKDSIKCLRPKGMVCMTGIQGGEWTMDDFSPITDLAERRRLTGYSGDPKDFLALPWGELIRAVEKGEIKVPVREFRLDQLQEVHDTLEQGGGGQKMVVVI